The following DNA comes from Thermodesulfovibrionales bacterium.
AATGTGGCTTTGTTAATAATCATCTTATTAAGCTCAAAACTAATACTTCTTCTCCGTCTCCTTGCCTACCATTTTAAACGTCCATGGGCCCATTGTACTGATCTGAAGGACGGTCTCCTCATCGACCCATGCATTGTGGACAACTTTTGGTGGCAGGGAGAAATAACTGCCAGCCTGCAGTATCGTCGGGTTTTCAGGTTTGTCTCCCATGGCGAGATTGAATTTTCCCGAGATAACGGTGACACGTTCTCTGTTCTTGTGTATATGAGGAGGTATCTTTGTTCCGGCAGGCAGTTTGAAGCGTACCACAAAGAAGCCTTTCTTGCCGGGATCACCCTCCAAAACGGCGATTTTGGTTTCAGGGAGTGATGCGGGGCCGTCTTTCCATGAAAACTCATCGGGAGTCAAGATTATGTTTCCGGCAGTTCCTGCCGATTTCATTTTTTCGGCAGCGAGTCCGCCAGACATGACAACCAACAAGGACAGAAACGCCACCGCAAAAAATACGATTTTCCTTTTCATCTCTTTCTCCTCCTTATAGACAAAGTATAGTATGAATTCTCGGACTGTCAAGCACCACAGGGCTGTGAGCAGGGAGTCGTCCAAAGAGCGAGGCTGAGGTCATGAGGAGGCATGAGCCGCGAGGATCATATACAAAGCGCTCAGTTGACGCCGCAACGATTTTCTGAGAAGCTGGAATTAGGCCAGGCGAAAAAGTGGGTGGATATTTGGCGAAAAGTGAAAGTCATCCTAACCCTTGCGGGGATGTTTCGTGAAGGCTTCCTCAGCTGATAATCTTCCAGGAAGGCAATCGGCCTGGAGTCCTCTCAGGCAACATCTCTTCCGCTCTCTCTGGATCGCGGCAGTCGCCTCGAATGTCGGAACGTGGGTACAGGATGTTGGAGAGGCGTGGCTCATGACCTCGCTGACAAAATCCCCCATCCTGATATCACTCCTTCAGACGGCGGACAGCTTTCCGATCTTCCTCCTGGCCCTGCCGGCGGGCGCATTCGCCGACATCATGGACAGAAGGAGACTCCTCATATTTGCACAGGTCTGGATGCTGATCACGGCGTCGATACTCGGCGTGATGACCATAGCCGGCGCTGCCACTCCTTCCTCCCTTCTTTTGCTGGCATTCCTCCTCGGCCTGGGAACTGCACTGAACGCGCCGGCATGGATGGCGATAATTCCCGAACTGGTGGGCCCTTCTGACTTGCCCGCAGCGATAGCTCTAAACGGCATTGCCGTAAATATAGCGCGC
Coding sequences within:
- a CDS encoding cupin domain-containing protein → MKRKIVFFAVAFLSLLVVMSGGLAAEKMKSAGTAGNIILTPDEFSWKDGPASLPETKIAVLEGDPGKKGFFVVRFKLPAGTKIPPHIHKNRERVTVISGKFNLAMGDKPENPTILQAGSYFSLPPKVVHNAWVDEETVLQISTMGPWTFKMVGKETEKKY